The following are from one region of the Takifugu rubripes chromosome 16, fTakRub1.2, whole genome shotgun sequence genome:
- the mgab gene encoding MAX gene-associated protein isoform X4: protein MPVMDSEVAPMEDRRALEEGRVTDGPFPFAPTSVPSSTPSLLNTTGADFTSEPEIEMKAVSMASNNCSSTSLSSPAEASPAKPVVASPTLCHSPTEPYQATSQLASESLMCTETSLVKLPQSSPLLPSFVFTKLQSSNTEGDFPTVLTHKGVSVTLENNSVWKQFHSCTTEMILTKQGRRMFPYCRYRLSGLEPTRMYSLFLSIVPVDQYKYRWSNSKWEPSGVAEHYNQGLFRAFSHHYSPSQGSALMTSLVSFYKLKLTNNMNDQEGHIILHSMHRYIPRLHVIPVVDGEISLPDKLAFMGPECLTFIFPQTEFMAVTTYQNFRITQLKINHNPFAKGFREEGSCSRLNRIITEVRHVAKAGDPIPDVKSEVKEEDVELSLNGDIDSTSITKTRLVLKPIMSSSPGNAPFVNCLRGKHALGELVLVEDQQCVVPKKEPHVESLTPKARQRFRASTPGSSLRLRKRGRRINRRWANSHGRRWKAAPASPTVVHSPSLTVAMQPELDDVEGLLFVSFSSKEALEFHIRDKSPSSPPPSTNVELKETNKLGAVSPEGDEENIPHLEAVLLQDLSLCRHRQVLHPVLQEVGLKLSCLDPATPVDLKYLGIHLPLPPPELPEQSTITSPSDEGLSFISRTGKTSDMTKIKGWKSKFIKSKETCPGSDGSQKNLSAFCSNMLDEYLESEAQKISERAAAFSTNPEGRVSYQLPAKSSSYVKTLDSVLKHRGTASKSAVGSSRPCPLSHKHLFNFAQSSLAQTDPVSPKGSPSVPRSAPSHLAAELKACSTPASHGTSPVQQTSSAHQPVGIQRSVTSQGLTYRSSALTKFQSKLLEMEIGTLNEGLSRTQLTNDRLGVALSVLLTKEMQPSQILKVAKYPVDKTTKTECGWDFCRLGCLCASLQYSRKGPLHCQRPECMFGCACFKPMTNMEHPSQPQRGFHAKTLWKCSTNNEDPEPVFAPSGARPCLAPIKAAKRSSLAHQSQQNLLKPLQVREDDKDPVYKYLESMMTCARVRGFRERAPPEVNLEPKIIEKPPQLTAFDEKEARKQIEIQSGCHWRKDRKKVLEELCRRMNQNNIPESFIIEPYQIRLITKIVMQKPSGSVIKYRLHISEPSANDEEKSESSDKEMHASDGEDMETVEEEEEPVMRYGVTPFLSGVLPAGKLRARTKPVGCQASGLIQVNGKTYNQARLLLGTMGSLHPANRLAAYITGRVNLPAEINKKTLKSDPTNKANTPAILLVKAAGTETPSTITPRTTAKLKNPTQQPVQQSELESSNKGFVALLLPPQSAPSKSPVQTITRGDICQSTTFQNSSMTSNVSLTVSPSLKTPSFLGQTGTFSFRICPPTNQGTKSQTQQGVLLPGGFTLIQLPSQNTNGDSQQVPCENTVGTANLNWLGLDIAAKARELLSSEMVKPEFFTAPKCNDDTSSEESVELNRQVESGGNDSESLDFSEESDEVDVETIDGSHELVIDRIKEDARKALVTSRNSQDGFRSPPAASIQAQPNSSKQQKGRCESLKILNRRETHTWVERLRRSELRELFDKLHTILQTNPKPPRLHLLSMAQNEIKSLVEASKYLEDQKTKLIQKQQAYLKELSLLTGRSEKVIQDRLKEFYKEEKLKEKTMKWSPFFSNLLQSRAALLQADNSEAKKETIPLLPSDFLLRPSQHPSNPVAAQNTAVLTPLRMQHFQPEVTKTMSPELKSVAAPSPHDDRKDKISDSVAQMSVKATTSTQKPDAIQPVKEISFPLVRSKSGRIILPSSLKPICQNILPVVGEKSKLAGETGEKPAKKQKTEPDQPAEIISVTEEDKTLQSPNSKPTPPCVNTPMASVTFLNKSMLLVQKALHAAEQIPTVGPQAAPTQTPVQRSRGRPRKTPRIQVKLAPASERRGHSVKSLDHSQTAVAEGPKENGLLTTGDSPLLLKRGRGRPPKRSSSEGLWNPPVIQGSVTPKSEDIPERFSKESRKARPLTRAALGKDFPSAKKRSWIDIEKELEQDTDSE, encoded by the exons ATGCCAGTCATGGACTCTGAAGTTGCACCAATGGAGGACCGCCGTGCTCTGGAGGAGGGGCGCGTGACTGATGGCCCCTTCCCATTTGCTCCAACGTCCGTCCCCTCTTCAACGCCATCTCTGCTTAACACAACTGGAGCTGATTTCACCAGTGAGCCGGAGATCGAGATGAAAGCCGTCTCCATGGCGAGTAACAACTGCAGCTCCACTTCCCTGTCTTCACCTGCTGAGGCGAGCCCAGCCAAACCTGTCGTGGCATCACCTACCCTGTGTCACAGTCCTACTGAACCCTACCAAGCTACCTCACAACTAGCATCAGAATCCCTGATGTGCACAGAGACCAGCCTTGTCAAACTACCACAATCATCACCATTGTTGCCTTCATTTGTATTCACCAAATTACAGAGTTCAAACACAGAAGGTGACTTCCCTACTGTATTGACCCACAAAGGTGTCAGCGTTACACTGGAGAACAATAGCGTGTGGAAGCAGTTCCACAGCTGCACAACTGAAATGATTCTCACCAAGCAGGGGAGACGCATGTTCCCATATTGCCGCTATCGCCTGTCTGGCCTGGAGCCTACGCGCATGTACAGCCTGTTCCTGTCCATCGTTCCAGTAGATCAATACAAGTACCGCTGGAGCAACTCCAAATGGGAACCTAGTGGAGTAGCAGAACACTACAACCAGGGTCTGTTCAGGGCGTTTTCACACCATTACTCGCCCAGTCAAGGCTCAGCTTTGATGACTAGCCTGGTGTCCTTCTATAAACTTAAACTGACCAATAATATGAATGATCAAGAAGGTCATATAATCCTACATTCCATGCATCGCTACATTCCTCGATTGCATGTGATACCTGTTGTGGATGGGGAGATATCTCTGCCCGACAAACTTGCATTCATGGGACCAGAATGCTTGACCTTTATATTTCCGCAAACTGAATTCATGGCTGTGACAACTTATCAGAACTTTCGCATCACCCAGCTGAAAATCAATCACAATCCGTTCGCAAAGGGCTTCAGGGAGGAAGGGAGCTGCTCTCGCCTGAACCGGATCATTACAGAAGTTCGGCATGTGGCAAAGGCAGGTGATCCGATACCTGATGTCAAATCAGAAGTCAAGGAGGAAGATGTGGAGCTGAG TTTAAATGGTGACATAGACTCTACTTCCATCACCAAGACCAGGCTGGTCCTGAAGCCCATAATGTCCAGCAGTCCTGGTAATGCCCCTTTCGTCAACTGTTTAAGAGGCAAGCATGCGCTAGGTGAGCTTGTCCTTGTCGAAGACCAGCAATGTGTGGTGCCCAAAAAGGAACCCCACGTGGAAAGCTTAACCCCTAAGGCCAGGCAAAGATTCCGAGCGTCTACCCCGGGATCGTCACTCAGATTACGCAAGCGGGGAAGGAGGATCAATAGGCGCTGGGCAAATTCACATGGAAGAAGATGGAAAGCTGCGCCTGCCTCCCCCACGGTAGTCCACAGCCCATCGTTGACTGTCGCTATGCAACCGGAGCTGGATGATGTAGAGGGCCTGTTGTTTGTGTCATTCAGCTCTAAG GAAGCGTTGGAGTTTCACATCAGAGACAAGTCTCCCAGTAGCCCGCCACCATCAACAAATGTggaattaaaagaaacaaataagcttggag caGTCAGTCCAGAGGGAGATGAAGAGAACATACCTCACCTAGAGGCGGTCTTGCTGCAGgacctgtctctctgcagacaTAGACAGGTCCTCCATCCTGTGCTGCAGGAAG TGGGGTTGAAGCTGAGTTGTCTTGACCCAGCCACACCTGTTGATTTGAAGTATCTGGGTATACATCTACCACTACCCCCCCCAGAACTTCCAGAGCAAAGCACAATCACATCTCCTTCTG ATGAGGGATTATCCTTCATTTCTCGGACTGGAAAGACGAGCGACATGACAAAAATAAAGGGATGGAAAAGCAAGTtcataaaaagcaaagaaaccTGTCCTGGCTCCGATG GATCACAGAAGAACCTATCTGCcttctgcagcaacatgttggaTGAGTATTTAGAAAGTGAAGCCCAGAAGATCAGTGAGCGAGCTGCTGCCTTTTCCACCAACCCCGAGGGCCGTGTGTCCTACCAGCTGCCTGCTAAAAGCTCCAGCTATGTAAAGACCTTGGACAGTGTCCTCAAGCATCGTGGCACTGCATCCAAATCTGCGGTTGGGTCCAGCAGACCATGTCCCCTTTCCCACAAACACCTCTTCAACTTTGCTCAGAGCTCATTGGCACAGACTGACCCCGTAAGTCCAAAAGGAAGTCCATCGGTGCCTCGGTCTGCACCTTCACATTTGGCAGCTGAGTTAAAGGCGTGTTCTACTCCCGCGTCTCACGGCACTAGTCCTGTACAACAGAC GTCATCAGCACACCAGCCAGTGGGCATCCAGAGATCAGTGACAAGCCAGGGACTGACCTATAGATCTTCAGCCCTCACCAAGTTCCAGTCCAAACTATTGGAGATGGAGATTGGAACACTAAACGAAGGTCTGAGCCGAACACAACTCACAAACGACAGACTCGGTGTAGCTCTGTCTGTTTTGCTAACAAAAGAG ATGCAGCCTAGTCAGATCTTGAAGGTTGCCAAATATCCAGTGGATAAAACTACTAAAACCGAATGTGGTTGGGATTTCTGCAGACTGGGCTGCCTGTGTGCTAGTCTGCAATATTCTAGGAAAGGTCCCCTCCACTGCCAGCGCCCTGAGTGCATGTTTGGCTGTGCCTGCTTCAAAC CCATGACTAACATGGAACATCCATCCCAGCCTCAGCGTGGCTTCCATGCTAAGACACTCTGGAAATGCAGCACCAATAATGAGGATCCAGAGCCTGTCTTTGCTCCCAGTGGTGCTCGACCATGTTTGGCTCCTATAAAGGCTGCAAAACGTAGCAGCCTGGCTCATCAATCACAACAG AACCTCTTGAAACCTCTGCAGGTGAGAGAAGACGATAAGGACCCTGTGTATAAATACCTGGAGAGCATGATGACCTGTGCACGTGTAAGAGGGTTCAGAGAGAGGGCCCCACCTGAAGTGaatttagagcccaaaatcatCG AGAAACCCCCTCAGTTGACAGCTTTTGATGAGAAGGAGGCAAGAAAACAAATTGAGATCCAGTCCGGATGTCATTGGAGGAAGGACCGCAAAAAGGTCCTGGAAGAGTTATGCCGACGCATGAATCAGAATAATATTCCTGAGAGCTTTATCATAGAACCGTACCAGATCCGCCTGATTACCAAGATTGTCATGCAGAAGCCCAGCGGCTCAGTCATTAAATACAGG TTGCATATTAGTGAACCATCAGCCAATGATGAGGAAAAGTCTGAAAGCAGTGACAAAGAAATGCATGCCAGTGATGGTGAGGACATGGAAACagttgaggaagaggaagagccagTTATGCGCTATGGAGTCACACCTTTTCTGAGCGGTGTGTTACCTGCTGGCAAACTGAGAGCCAGAACCAAACCAGTTGGCTGTCAAGCATCCGGACTTATACAG GTTAATGGCAAGACGTACAATCAGGCCAGACTGTTGCTGGGAACTATGGGATCTTTACATCCAGCCAACCGTCTTGCAGCTTACATCACAGGCCGAGTGAATTTGCCcgctgaaataaataaaaaaactctAAAGTCAGATCCTACAAACAAAGCCAACACTCCTGCTATCCTGCTCGTCAAAGCTGCAGGCACCGAGACCCCTTCGACAATAACCCCCAGAACAACTGCGAAGCTGAAGAATCCGACACAGCAGCCAG ttcaACAATCTGAGCTAGAATCTTCTAACAAGGGTTTTGTGGCACTACTGCTGCCTCCACAAAGCGCTCCATCCAAATCCCCGGTCCAAACAATCACCAGAGGAGACATCTGCCAAAGCACCACCTTCCAGAACAGCTCCATGACCTCAAACGTCTCCCTCACTGTCTCACCATCACTGAAAACCCCCAGTTTCTTAGGACAGACTGGGACCTTTTCATTTAGGATCTGCCCTCCCACTAACCAAGGCACCAAAAGTCAGACCCAGCAAGGAGTGTTGCTGCCCGGCGGCTTCACTCTCATTCAGCTCCCCAGCCAAAATACCAATGGAGACTCCCAGCAGGTACCATGTGAGAACACAGTGGGCACAGCCAACCTCAACTGGCTTGGATTGGACATTGCTGCTAAAGCTAGAGAGCTGTTAAGTAGCGAAATGGTGAAACCAGAGTTTTTCACAGCACCAAAGTGTAATGACGACACATCTTCAGAGGAGAGCGTTGAACTCAACAGGCAGGTGGAATCAGGTGGAAATGATTCAGAGTCTTTGGACTTCTCGGAAGAGAGTGATGAG GTGGACGTGGAAACTATCGATGGCTCACATGAATTGGTCATCGATAGAATCAAAGAAGATGCCAGAAAAGCACTCGTCACATCTCG GAATTCCCAGGATGGTTTTAGATCGCCGCCAGCAGCCAGCATCCAGGCACAGCCTAATTCATCTAAA CAACAAAAGGGCAGATGTGAGAGCCTCAAAATTCTAAACAGGCGGGAGACTCACACCTGGGTAGAGAGGTTGAGGCGTTCTGAACTGAGAGAGCTGTTTGACAAACTCCACACCATCCTCCAGACGAACCCCAAGCCCCCCCGTCTTCACCTGCTTTCAATG GctcaaaatgaaatcaaatctttGGTTGAAGCCTCGAAATATCTGGAAGATCAGAAGACAAAACTGATACAGAAACAGCAGGCTTATTTGAAGGAGCTTTCACTTCTGACTG GGAGGTCAGAAAAGGTTATTCAAGACCGACTGAAGGAGTTTTACAAGGAGGAGAAACTGAAGGAAAAAACAATGAAGTGGAGCCCTTTCTTTTCCAATCTCCTCCAGTCCAGAGCTGCTCTTCTGCAGGCCGATAATTCCGAGGCCAAAAAAGAAACCATACCTCTTTTGCCATCTGACTTTTTGCTCAGGCCCTCTCAGCATCCCTCCAACCCCGTAGCTGCACAGAACACTGCGGTCCTGACACCTCTGAGAATGCAACATTTCCAGCCTGAGGTCACGAAGACAATGTCACCGGAGCTAAAGAGTGTTGCTGCACCCTCACCGCACGACGACAGAAAGGACAAGATATCCGATTCCGTTGCTCAAATGAGTGTCAAAGCCACAACCTCAACACAGAAGCCTGATGCCATTCAGCCAGTGAAGGAGATTAGTTTTCCTCTGGTTCGCTCCAAAAGTGGCAGAATCATTCTCCCCTCATCTCTGAAGCCAA TTTGCCAGAACATTTTACCAGTTGTGGGTGAGAAGAGCAAGCTGGCAGGAGAGACTGGTGAGAAGCCTGCTAAAAAACAGAAGACGGAGCCAGACCAGCCTGCAGAGATCATATCTGTGACAGAGGAGGACAAAACGCTCCAATCCCCAAACTCTAAGCCAACGCCTCCATGTGTGAATACACCCATGGCCTCTGTTACCTTCCTTAACAAGTCAATGTTATTAGTCCAGAAGGCCCTGCATGCTGCAGAACAAATTCCTACCGTGGGTCCTCAGGCTGCTCCGACCCAAACCCCTGTCCAACGCAGCAGAGGCAGACCTCGGAAGACTCCCAGGATCCAAGTGAAACTTGCTCCTGCTAGTGAACGGCGCGGGCACTCTGTTAAGAGTCTCGATCACAGTCAAACTGCAGTTGCAGAGGGACCCAAGGAAAACGGTCTGTTGACCACAGGGGATTCGCCACTTCTGCTCAAACGGGGCAGAGGACGGCCTCCGAAGAGGTCTTCATCTGAGGGGTTATGGAATCCTCCAGTCATACAGGGAAGCGTCACACCCAAATCTGAGGACATTCCTGAAAGATTTTCTAAAGAGAGTAGAAAAGCTCGGCCTTTAACCCGAGCCGCCCTTGGAAAAGACTTCCCCAGTGCGAAGAAACGCTCATGGATAGATATAGAGAAGGAATTGGAACAGGACACAGACTCAGAATAG